A single region of the Lycium barbarum isolate Lr01 chromosome 2, ASM1917538v2, whole genome shotgun sequence genome encodes:
- the LOC132628873 gene encoding serine/arginine-rich splicing factor SC35-like, which yields MDADHYRDRDSKRRSRCGSRERYDRDQYRGRDKDYRHRSRSRSPDYHKGCGRSKYDEKRSRSRSHGSASPARRSPSPARRSPSPARHSPSPARHSPVPRRIPSPRRTTPSRDASPNGRNHKGQSPTPKSISPRGRHADSHSPLPHSDADD from the exons ATGGATGCTG ATCATTATAGGGACAGGGATTCTAAAAGGAGAAGCCGATGTGGAAGTAGGGAGAGGTATGACCGTGATCAGTACCGTGGTAGAGACAAAGATTACCGTCATCGGAGCAGAAGCCGCAGCCCTGATTACCACAAAGGTTGTGGGAGAAGTAAATATGACGAGAAGCGCAGCCGAAGTCGGTCTCATGGAAG TGCCTCCCCTGCTCGCCGAAGCCCCTCCCCTGCTCGTCGTAGCCCCTCCCCCGCTCGCCATAGCCCCTCCCCCGCTCGCCATAGCCCCGTTCCTCGAAGGATCCCCTCTCCACGTAGAACAACCCCTTCTAGAGATGCTAGTCCAAATGGACGTAATCACAAGGGTCAGTCTCCTACTCCAAAGAGTATCTCACCGCGGGGTAGACATGCTGATTCTCATAGCCCATTGCCGCATTCTGATGCTGAT GATTAA